In the genome of Parus major isolate Abel chromosome 2, Parus_major1.1, whole genome shotgun sequence, one region contains:
- the GATA6 gene encoding transcription factor GATA-6 has translation MAVAEGGWCAVKRCAADSGGSSCPFATREPRPSPPSPSSSCGSQGERGCSKTPRPETDDSHRPAPPPPPTTEGRSLLAPYVHFGTPHPSGRPSWEDILLFADLDQTSKLIWSSRGPKLSALGAEQPEEMYQTLAISAAQGPTPYDGSPGGFMHSTPSSPVYVPTTRVGSMLPTLPYLQGSGAAQPSHPGGGHAVWSQPAAESPSYSSGGGSHPSGRFPYSPSPPVANGASREPGAYSNSLGARDQYSPLARPLNGSYPGPYTSYVGPQLAPAWPTAPFENSMLHCLQGRAAPIPVRAPSAELLEDLSESRECVNCGSIQTPLWRRDGTGNYLCNACGLYTKMNGLSRPLIKPQKRVPSSRRMGLSCANCHTTTTTLWRRNAEGEPVCNACGLYMKLHGVPRPLAMKKEGIQTRKRKPKNINKSKACSGNSTTAVPMTPTSTSSTNSDDCSKTASPGAQTAASGASSSVMSGPGESTSPESSSLKYSGQDGLYTGVSLTSTAEVTASVRQDPWCALALA, from the exons ATGGCCGTGGCTGAAGGCGGCTGGTGCGCGGTGAAGCGGTGCGCTGCGGACTCCGGCGGTTCCTCCTGTCCCTTCGCGACCAGGGAGCCGCGCCCGTCTCCTCCTtcgccctcctcctcctgcgGCTCCCAGGGTGAACGCGGCTGCTCCAAGACTCCTCGGCCGGAGACCGACGACAGCCAccggccggccccgccgccgcccccgaCCACTGAGGGCAGGTCGCTGCTCGCCCCCTACGTGCACTTCGGGACCCCCCACCCCTCCGGCCGTCCCAGCTGGGAGGACATCCTGCTCTTCGCGGACTTAGACCAAACCAGCAAGCTGATCTGGTCCAGCCGCGGCCCCAAGCTGAGCGCCCTCGGCGCCGAGCAGCCCGAGGAGATGTACCAGACCCTCGCCATCTCGGCCGCCCAGGGCCCCACGCCTTACGACGGATCTCCGGGCGGCTTCATGCACTCCACGCCCAGCTCGCCCGTCTACGTGCCCACGACCCGCGTGGGCTCCATGCTGCCCACGCTGCCCTACCTGCAGGGCAGCGGGgcggcccagcccagccacccGGGCGGCGGCCACGCTGTCTGGTCCCAGCCGGCCGCGGAAAGCCCCTCGTACAGCAGCGGCGGGGGCTCCCACCCCTCGGGCCGCTTCCCCTACTCCCCGAGCCCGCCGGTGGCCAACGGGGCCTCCCGGGAGCCCGGCGCCTACAGCAACAGCCTGGGCGCTAGGGACCAGTACAGCCCCCTGGCCCGGCCGCTCAATGGCTCCTACCCGGGCCCTTACACGTCCTACGTGGGGCCGCAGCTCGCTCCTGCCTGGCCCACGGCGCCCTTCGAGAACTCCATGCTGCACTGCCTCCAGGGCCGGGCAGCCCCCATCCCCGTCCGGGCACCCAGCGCAG agctgctggaggaccTGTCCGAGAGCCGGGAGTGCGTCAACTGCGGCTCCATCCAGACCCCGCTGTGGAGGAGGGACGGCACCGGAAACTACCTGTGCAACGCCTGTGGGCTCTACACCAAAATGAACGGCCTCAGCCGGCCCCTCATCAAACCCCAAAAGAGAGTG CCTTCGTCGCGGCGGATGGGCTTGTCCTGTGCCAACTGCCACACCACGACCACCACCCTGTGGCGCAGGAACGCCGAGGGCGAGCCCGTCTGCAACGCCTGCGGCCTCTACATGAAGCTCCATGGG GTTCCTCGGCCTCTTGCtatgaaaaaagaaggaattcagACAAGGAAGCGAAAACctaagaatataaataaatcaaaggCATGCTCtg GTAACAGTACTACTGCAGTTCCTATGACTCCGACATCCACGTCTTCTACTAACTCAGATGACTGTAGTAAAACTGCTTCTCCCGGCGCACAGACCGCAGCCTCCGGG gcGAGCTCGTCGGTGATGTCTGGCCCAGGAGAGAGCACCAGtcctgaaagcagcagccttAAGTATTCAGGTCAAGATGGGCTGTACACAGGAGTCAGCCTGACCTCCACAGCTGAAGTGACAGCATCTGTGAGACAGGATCCCTGGTGTGCCCTGGCTCTGGCGTGA